From the Corythoichthys intestinalis isolate RoL2023-P3 chromosome 13, ASM3026506v1, whole genome shotgun sequence genome, one window contains:
- the LOC130928543 gene encoding gastrula zinc finger protein XlCGF26.1-like, whose amino-acid sequence MPARRTPAAKFEAEPCGAKAQRRQQLSTACKMQVKVVLRRLAGFSKYLGPDAQLLKSEVQLPIKKEEVELPYVKEEDDITMSTGEPLSSEDDPSETSRGMGPPSSSSTDGSQAHIFIAPSDRNCATSHSPYKDRCQKKSHRDAKLCKCSQCGKTFANNYTCRMHMRSHTGEKPFVCLVCGQKFTQKSTLKRHSRTHTGEKPFSCSVCGQGFTSKQYLKTHSRTHTGEKPFACLDCGQKFSRKDVLISHTRSHTGEKPFSCSVCGKRFAQKETLNSHTRTHTGEKPFSCSVCGKRFAQKETLNSHTRTHTGEKPFSCSVCGKRFAQKETLNSHTRTHTGEKPFSCSVCGKRFAQKETLNSHTRTHTGEKPFSCSVCGQKFRQKTNLKGHTRTHTGEKPFVCSVCGQGFSHKSTLKGHTRTHTGEKPFVCSVCGQGFSHKSTLKGHTRTHTGEKPFVCSVCGQKFRQKTNLKGHTRTHTGEKPFVCSVCGQGFSHKSTLKGHTRTHTGEKPFSCSVCGQGFEHKDRIKSHVCVGVRSSGQ is encoded by the coding sequence gtttcagcAAATATCTTGGTCCTGACGCTCAACTGCTAAAGAGTGAAGTACAACTTCCAATAAAAAAGGAGGAGGTAGAGCTGCCATACGTTAAAGAGGAGGACGATATCACCATGTCAACTGGTGAGCCCTTGAGTAGTGAGGATGATCCGAGTGAGACCAGCAGAGGGATGGGGCCTCCaagcagcagctcaacagatGGATCGCAAGCACACATTTTCATCGCACCATCAGATAGAAACTGTGCCACATCACACTCACCTTACAAAGATCGTTGTCAGAAGAAATCTCACCGTGATGCCAAACtctgcaaatgctctcagtgtgggaaaacctttgctaATAACTATACTTGTCGTATGCATATGAGgagccacactggtgaaaaaccttttgtctgcttagtttgtggtcaaaaattcacTCAGAAGAGTACCTTAAAAAGACactcaagaacccacactggagaaaaaccgttttcctgctcagtttgtggtcaaggattcacttCAAAACAATACTTAAAAACACACTCAAGAactcacactggagaaaaaccttttgcatGCTTAGattgtggtcaaaaattcagTCGCAAGGACGTCTTAATAAGTCACACTAgatcccacactggtgaaaaacctttttcctgctcagtttgtggtaaaagatttgcTCAGAAAGAAACATTAAActcacacacaagaacccacaccggagaaaaacctttttcctgctcagtttgtggtaaaagatttgcTCAGAAAGAAACATTAAActcacacacaagaacccacaccggagaaaaacctttttcctgctcagtttgtggtaaaagatttgcTCAGAAAGAAACATTAAActcacacacaagaacccacactggcgaaaaacctttttcctgctcagtttgtggtaaaagatttgcTCAGAAAGAAACATTAAActcacacacaagaacccacaccggagaaaaacccttttcctgctcagtttgtggccaaaAATTTAGGCAAAAGACCAACTTAAaaggacacacaagaacccacaccggagaaaagccttttgtctgctcagtttgtggtcaaggattcagtcaTAAGAGTACCTTAAaaggacacacaagaacccacaccggagaaaaaccttttgtctgctcagtttgtggtcaaggattcagtcaTAAGAGTACCTTAAaaggacacacaagaacccacaccggagaaaagccttttgtctgctcagtttgtggccaaaAATTTAGGCAAAAGACCAACTTAAaaggacacacaagaacccacaccggagaaaagccttttgtctgctcagtttgtggtcaaggattcagtcaTAAGAGTACCTTAAaaggacacacaagaacccacaccggagaaaaacctttttcctgctcagtttgtggtcaaggatttgaACACAAGGATCGGATTAAGAGTCACGTGTGTGTTGGTGTGAGAAGCAGTGGCCAGTGA